The nucleotide window AGGCCGTCTACCTCAGGGCCCGCAGCGAGGCCGAACTCTGCGGCCGCGAGGTCGAGCGGGTCAAGAAGCTGATCGCCGCCGAGGTGGCTGCGACCAAGGACCTGGAAGCCGCCCGCCAGCGCCTCGACGCCGCGCGCGTCACCCGGGCCGAGGCCCGCGAGCGCCTTCGCCTGATGGGGCTTGCCGACGCGGAGGTCGCGGCCCTCGAGGGGCGCGGCCGCATCGATCCCTTGGTGGTGCTCAGGGCCCCGCTCGCGGGCACGGTGGTGGAGCGCACGGCGACCGTCGGTCAGTACGTGACCCCCGAGGCCCAGGCGCCCCTCTTCGCCCTGATCGACCTCTCCACCGTCCGGGTCCGGGCGGATCTCGCCGAGAAGGACTTCCTCTCGGTCCGTCCGGGCCAGGTCGCGACGGTCTCGCTGGCCGCCGTGCCGGGCAAGGCTTACCGGGGCAAGGTCGTTCGCCTCTCGCCGACCCTGGACGCCGAGAGCCGCACGGGCGAGGCGCTCGTCGATCTGCCCAACCCCGACGGCGGCCTGCGCCCCGGCATGTCGGTCAAGGTCTCCATCGCCTTCCCGCGTCCCGGGGTGCTCAGCGTGCCGCTCACGGCCGTGCAGCGCGAGGACGCGCGGGCCTACGCCTACACCCCCCTGGGCGGCGATCGCTACAAGGAGGTCGCGCTCAAGCTGGGCGATCGCTACGGCGACTACGTGGAGGTGCTCGAGGGGCTGAGCGAGGGCATGACGGTCATCTCCCGCGGCAGCTTCGACCTTCGCGCGCAGGCCCGCAAGGACCTGTTCGGAGGCGAGGAGTAGCATGATCGACCGTCTCATTCGCTTCTCGCTGCGCCAGCGCCTCCTGACCCTGATCATCTGCTTGATGCTGGTCGGGGTGGGCCTCTTCTCCTTCCAGCGTCTGCCCATCGACGCCTTCCCGGACGTCACCAACGTCCAGGTCCAGATCCTGACCGAGGCCGAGGGGCTCGCGCCCGCCGAGGTCGAGCGCCTGGTCACCTACCCCATCGAGATCGAGATGAACGGCCTGCCCAAGGTGGCCCAGGTCCGCTCGGCCTCCAAGTTCGGCCTCTCGGTCATCACCGTCGTCTTCCACGACGGGGTGGACATCTACTTCGCGCGCCAGCTCATCGGCGAGCGCCTCAGCAACGTCCAGAGCCAGATGCCCGAGGGGGTCCGGCCCGCCATGGGCCCGGTGGCCACCGGGATGGGCGAGGTCTTCCAGTACTCGGTCGAGGGCCCGCTCTCGTTGGCCGAGCGCCGCTCGATCCAGGACTGGATCGTCAGGCCTTTCCTGCGCGCGGTGCCGGGCGTGACCGAGGTCAACAGCCTGGGCGGCCTGCTCAAGCAGCACCAGGTCGAGGTCAAGCCGGATCGCCTCGCGGCCTACGGCCTGGCCCTTCACGACGTGGTCGACGCGGTCGCGCGCAACAACGCCAACGCCGCGGGCAACTACCTCGAGCACGGCGACGAGCAGTACCTGATCCGGGGCCTCGGCCTGGTGCAGCGCCCCGAGGAGCTCGAGAGCACCGTGGTGGCCACCCGCCAGGGACACCCCGTCTACCTGCGCGACGTGGCCCGGATCGTCGAGGGCGCGGCCCCGCGCCAGGGCGCCGCCACGCGCGACGGGCAGGAGACCGTGGTCGGCATCGTCATGAAGCTCAAGGGCGAGAACTCGCGCGAGGTGATCGGCCGGGTCAAGGAGCGTTTGGCCGAGGCCAACAAGATCCTTCCTCCTGGAGTGAAGCTCGAGCCCTTCTACGACCAGCTCGAGCTGGTGGAGAAGGCGGTCCTCACCGTCGAGAAGTCGCTGCTCGAGGGCGGCGTGCTGGTCGTGGCGGTGCTGCTCTTCTTCCTGTGGAACCTGCGATCCAGCATGATCGTGGCCGTGACCATTCCGCTGGCGATGCTCTTCGCCTTCGCGATGATGAAGCTCTTCAACCTGCCGGGCAACCTCATGAGCCTGGGGGGCCTCGCCATCGGCCTGGGCATGATGGTCGACGCCGCCATCGTCATGGTGGAGAACATCTTCCGCCACCTCAGCGAGGAGCACGGCGAGCACCCGCTGGTCGAGACCATCTACCGGTCGGCCGCCGAGGTTGGCCGACCGGTGGTCTTCGCCATCGCCATCATCATCGTGGTGTTCCTGCCCCTCTTCACCCTCCAGGGGATGGAGGGCAAGATGTTCAGCCCCATGGCCTTCACCATCTCCTTTGCCATGCTGGGCTCGCTCTTCCTCGCCCTGACCCTGGTGCCGGTCCTCGCCTCGTACTGGCTCAAGGGCCCCCTGAGCGAGAAGGAGAACCCCCTGTTGACCCACGTGCGCCGGGGCTACGCCCGCGCGCTCGACTGGTCGCTCACTCACGGCTCCTGGCTCCTGGGCGGCTCGGTCGCCGCTCTGTTGGCGTCGTTCGCCCTGGTCCCGAGCCTCGGCTCCGAGTTCCTGCCCAAGATGGACGAGGGCTCGACCGTCATCACGGCCTCGCGCCTGCCGAGCATCTCCCTGACCAAGGCGAACGCACAGTCCATGGCCGTCGAGAAGATCCTCAAGGCCTTCCCCGAGGTGGAGGCGGTCGTCAGCCGCACCGGCCGCGCCGAGGTCGCCTCGGACCCCATGGACGTCAGCCAGTCCGATATCTTCGTCAAGCTCAAGCCCCGCGAGGAGTGGGTGACGGCCAAGGACAAGGAGGCCCTCGTCGAGAAGATGCAGGAGGCCGTCAGCCACGTCCCCGGCATCGGCCTCTCGTTCGGCGAGCCCATCGCCGTGCGCGTCGACGAGATGGTCTCGGGGGTCAAGAGCCAGGTGGCCGTCAAGGTCTTCGGCGACGACATGGCGGTGCTGGCCGACCAGGCCGCCAAGATCCAGGCGGTCCTCCAGAAGGTCCCCGGCGCCATCAACGTCAAGACCGAGCAGACCGCGGGCCTGGCCCAGGTCCAGATCCGCTACGACCGCGAGGCGCTCGCGCGCCACGGCCTTGCGATCGACGATCTGGGCGAGGTGGTCTCGGCGGCCATCGGCGGCAAGGTCGCCACCGAGATCCAGGAGGGCCAGCGCCGGATCGGGGTCGCGGTGCGCCTGAGCGAGGGCGATCGCAACGACCCGGACAAGCTGGGCACCATCCTGGTGCCCACCCCCACCGGCGCCCGGGTGCCGCTGGGTAACCTGGCCCGGATCACCGTCGAGAGCGGTCCGGCGATGATCAGCCGCGAGAACGGCCAGCGCCGCATCGTCATCGAGGCGAACGTGCGGGGCCGGGACATCGGCTCGTTCGTGGCCGAGGCCAAGGAGGCGCTCAAGCGCGAGGTTCCGACCCCCAGCGGCTACTGGATCACGTGGGGCGGGCAGTTCGAGAGCCAGCAGCGCGCCATGGCGACCCTCTCGATCGTCGTGCCCATCGTCATCGGGCTGATCTTCGCGCTTCTGTTCGGGACCTTCGGCTCGGTGACCCAGTCGGCGCTCATCCTCCTGAACATCCCCTTCGCCCTGATCGGCGGGATCGTCGCCCTCTTCCTGTCGGGGCAGCACCTGAGCGTGAGCGCCTCGGTGGGCTTCATCGCCCTGTTCGGGGTGGCGGTGCAGAACGGGGTCATCCTGGTGAGCACCTTCAACAAGCTGCGGCACGAGGGGCTGGGGCTGGAGAGCGCCGTGCGCGAGGCGGCCGCGGTGCGCCTGCGGCCGGTCCTGATGACGGCGATGGTCGCGAGCCTCGGCCTGGTGCCGTTGGCGCTGTCGCACGGCATCGGATCCGAGATCCAGCGGCCGCTCGCGTGGGTGGTCATCGGGGGCCTCTTCACCTCGACGGCCCTCACCCTCTTCCTCTTGCCGGTGCTGTACCGCTGGCTGATGCTCTGGCGCGCCGGGCACCCCGTGCCCGAGCCCGAGCGGGTCCCGGTGGCCTAGCCCCCCAGGAAGTCGCGCAGAGCGCCGAGGACGACGAGGTCCTCGGCGCTCTTCGGCATGCGGATCCTGGCAAGCTGGGCATTACGACCCGATCCGGCGACTGACTCCCGCCCCTTGGTGGGGCGGGGAACAAAGCACGAGGCCCCTTCCACCGGAGTGGAAGGGGCCTCGCAGCGCGGAATGCTTACTTGCGGAAGCAGTCGCGGCAGTAGACGGGCTTGGCACCGTTGGGCTTGAAGGGCACCTTGGTGGCGACGCCGCAGGCGCTGCAGGTCACGTCGAACAGCTCGCGCTGGGGACGGGCCGAGCCGAAGCCGCCGGTGCCACCCTCGCGGGAGGCCTTGGCAGCCATGCGGCAGGGCTTGCAGCGACGGGGAGGGTTGCTGAAACCCTTCTCGGCGTAGAACTCTTGCTCGGAGACGGTGAAGGGGAACTGGGCTCCGCAATCGACGCAGGTGATCGTTTGCTCGGTAAACATGGCCATTGACTTAATACTCCCTAACGGAACGGACTTGCGGTTTCACGCGCCCCTTCAATCACCAGGGCCCCCGCGGTCACCGCGAAGGCCCCCAACTCGAAAAGATGCGATAGACGGCTGGTGAATCCTGTACAGCCTATACACAAAGCATGATAACACCTGTTGAACGACATGGCAAGGTGTCGAGCGTAAGATCACAGGATCGAGATCTCGCGATCGGGGGCGTCGGTCTCGAAGGGGTTGCGGCCCACCTCGAGCAGGCCCGACAGGGCCTGCTGGGGGGTCGCCCCCTCGAACAGGACCCGGGCGACCCCCTGGGTGATCGGCAGGTACAGCCCCTTGGCGCGGGCGTAGTCCGCGACCGTCCGGGTGGTCCGGACCCCCTCGGCAACCTGCTTGAGGTCGTGGGTGATGGCCTCGAGGGTCTCGCCCTTCGAGAGGCGGTACCCCACCTGGTAGTTGCGCGAGAGGGGGCTGAAGCAGGTGGCCATCAGGTCGCCGATCCCCGAGAGGCCCGAGAAGGTCGAGACCGAGGCGCCCATGTGGACGCCGAGGCGGGTCATCTCCGTCAGGCCGCGCGTCAGCAAGAGGGCCTTGGTGTTGTCCCCGAAGCCGAGGCCGTGGGCGAGGCCCGCCGCGATCGCGAAGATGTTCTTGAGGGTTCCTCCCAGCTCGGTGCCGACCACGTCGTCGTTGCCGTAGACGCGGAAGGTCTTGCTCTTGAGCAGCGACACGCCGGCCTCGACGACCTCCTGGTAGGCGGAGGCGACGACGGTGGCGCTCGGCTGGCCCTGGGCGACCTCCTTGGCGAGGTTGGGCCCCGAGAGCACGCCGATCTTGCGACAGCAGGTCTCCTCGCGAAGAACCTGGCTCATGCGCTTGAAGGTGCCGGGCTCGAGCCCCTTGATCCCATGGATCAGGATCCTGGAGCCGTCCAGGTGGTCGCCGAGCTCGC belongs to Pantanalinema sp. and includes:
- a CDS encoding efflux RND transporter periplasmic adaptor subunit yields the protein MKPLFLGLVTLLLLVGCSKQADPRAPQAAEATASEEVTLPEASRRLVTLETARVSRRSLVANQAAIGQIVPRPEGQSMVLPTLKGHLVRLHAKVGDRVAAGAALATLKSTELGEAQAVYLRARSEAELCGREVERVKKLIAAEVAATKDLEAARQRLDAARVTRAEARERLRLMGLADAEVAALEGRGRIDPLVVLRAPLAGTVVERTATVGQYVTPEAQAPLFALIDLSTVRVRADLAEKDFLSVRPGQVATVSLAAVPGKAYRGKVVRLSPTLDAESRTGEALVDLPNPDGGLRPGMSVKVSIAFPRPGVLSVPLTAVQREDARAYAYTPLGGDRYKEVALKLGDRYGDYVEVLEGLSEGMTVISRGSFDLRAQARKDLFGGEE
- a CDS encoding efflux RND transporter permease subunit — translated: MIDRLIRFSLRQRLLTLIICLMLVGVGLFSFQRLPIDAFPDVTNVQVQILTEAEGLAPAEVERLVTYPIEIEMNGLPKVAQVRSASKFGLSVITVVFHDGVDIYFARQLIGERLSNVQSQMPEGVRPAMGPVATGMGEVFQYSVEGPLSLAERRSIQDWIVRPFLRAVPGVTEVNSLGGLLKQHQVEVKPDRLAAYGLALHDVVDAVARNNANAAGNYLEHGDEQYLIRGLGLVQRPEELESTVVATRQGHPVYLRDVARIVEGAAPRQGAATRDGQETVVGIVMKLKGENSREVIGRVKERLAEANKILPPGVKLEPFYDQLELVEKAVLTVEKSLLEGGVLVVAVLLFFLWNLRSSMIVAVTIPLAMLFAFAMMKLFNLPGNLMSLGGLAIGLGMMVDAAIVMVENIFRHLSEEHGEHPLVETIYRSAAEVGRPVVFAIAIIIVVFLPLFTLQGMEGKMFSPMAFTISFAMLGSLFLALTLVPVLASYWLKGPLSEKENPLLTHVRRGYARALDWSLTHGSWLLGGSVAALLASFALVPSLGSEFLPKMDEGSTVITASRLPSISLTKANAQSMAVEKILKAFPEVEAVVSRTGRAEVASDPMDVSQSDIFVKLKPREEWVTAKDKEALVEKMQEAVSHVPGIGLSFGEPIAVRVDEMVSGVKSQVAVKVFGDDMAVLADQAAKIQAVLQKVPGAINVKTEQTAGLAQVQIRYDREALARHGLAIDDLGEVVSAAIGGKVATEIQEGQRRIGVAVRLSEGDRNDPDKLGTILVPTPTGARVPLGNLARITVESGPAMISRENGQRRIVIEANVRGRDIGSFVAEAKEALKREVPTPSGYWITWGGQFESQQRAMATLSIVVPIVIGLIFALLFGTFGSVTQSALILLNIPFALIGGIVALFLSGQHLSVSASVGFIALFGVAVQNGVILVSTFNKLRHEGLGLESAVREAAAVRLRPVLMTAMVASLGLVPLALSHGIGSEIQRPLAWVVIGGLFTSTALTLFLLPVLYRWLMLWRAGHPVPEPERVPVA
- a CDS encoding zinc-ribbon domain containing protein, which produces MAMFTEQTITCVDCGAQFPFTVSEQEFYAEKGFSNPPRRCKPCRMAAKASREGGTGGFGSARPQRELFDVTCSACGVATKVPFKPNGAKPVYCRDCFRK
- a CDS encoding NAD(P)H-dependent glycerol-3-phosphate dehydrogenase — translated: MTTPHGVSVIGGGSWGTTIAHLIGENGHPVKLWMRDPEQVAELNLKHRNERYLGDLALSPRVLAVSSLEEAARDAATLVIVTPSHSLRTIARELGDHLDGSRILIHGIKGLEPGTFKRMSQVLREETCCRKIGVLSGPNLAKEVAQGQPSATVVASAYQEVVEAGVSLLKSKTFRVYGNDDVVGTELGGTLKNIFAIAAGLAHGLGFGDNTKALLLTRGLTEMTRLGVHMGASVSTFSGLSGIGDLMATCFSPLSRNYQVGYRLSKGETLEAITHDLKQVAEGVRTTRTVADYARAKGLYLPITQGVARVLFEGATPQQALSGLLEVGRNPFETDAPDREISIL